In Pseudomonas sp. MM213, a genomic segment contains:
- the osmE gene encoding osmotically-inducible lipoprotein OsmE, protein MNKPLFALVVVLAALAGCSTESRLYGDLPLVAKVETGMSKDQVEQIGGPPHTITERTAVPGTCYDYKLTKAGHQQAYNVSFDNRGKVDHTSFITCAEWSRLQTKARESSHSTGGGGGGY, encoded by the coding sequence ATGAACAAGCCTTTATTCGCGCTGGTTGTCGTACTGGCAGCGCTGGCGGGCTGCAGCACTGAATCACGCCTCTATGGCGACCTCCCGTTGGTCGCCAAAGTCGAGACCGGAATGAGCAAGGATCAGGTCGAGCAGATCGGCGGGCCGCCTCACACCATCACCGAACGCACGGCGGTGCCTGGCACTTGCTATGACTACAAGCTGACGAAAGCCGGCCATCAACAAGCGTACAACGTCAGTTTCGATAACCGGGGCAAGGTCGACCACACGAGCTTCATCACCTGTGCGGAATGGAGCCGCCTGCAAACAAAAGCCAGGGAATCTTCCCATAGCACCGGCGGCGGTGGCGGCGGTTACTGA